In Alkalinema sp. FACHB-956, a single window of DNA contains:
- a CDS encoding DUF928 domain-containing protein has translation MTRQPPETPPQRSPQHAIIPCTIGLMVLPLCSLLWSVSWAGAVQAQSLGGTLQSTPQAGPLGQTSTFTPPPPPPDRDSPGRRGGGAGRREHPPDSPGPSPFDLFTPPPPPPDRDAPGNRGGGAGRGCGVGSQTLMALVPEYHQTLSSGGEITKVWGTTIAERPTLWFYVPYAAADGVSLEFVLQDQANPANDIYRTRVVAPATPGIVRVALPDQVPSLLPGKLYQWYLKARLQCQASQPGSPAQVVKEQINGWVQRVDPNPSLATQLQQGTPPQRATLYRQNGIWFDALNALAELRLADPNNPQLTEDWKRLLRSIGLEALAEKPIEKKPSND, from the coding sequence ATGACCAGACAGCCCCCGGAAACGCCTCCCCAACGCAGCCCACAGCACGCGATCATCCCCTGCACGATCGGTCTGATGGTGCTGCCGCTGTGTTCTTTACTCTGGTCTGTATCGTGGGCTGGGGCAGTGCAGGCGCAATCCCTGGGGGGGACGCTCCAGTCTACTCCCCAAGCTGGGCCGCTGGGTCAAACGAGCACCTTTACGCCGCCGCCCCCGCCACCCGATCGGGATTCTCCTGGGCGTCGGGGGGGTGGCGCGGGCCGCCGGGAACATCCTCCCGACAGTCCTGGGCCGAGCCCCTTCGATCTGTTTACACCGCCACCGCCACCCCCCGATCGGGATGCGCCGGGAAATCGAGGTGGAGGTGCAGGCCGAGGCTGTGGCGTGGGGAGTCAGACGTTGATGGCGTTGGTCCCGGAATATCATCAAACGTTGTCCTCTGGGGGAGAAATTACGAAGGTCTGGGGCACGACGATCGCAGAACGGCCTACGTTGTGGTTTTATGTGCCCTATGCCGCTGCGGATGGGGTGTCGCTGGAGTTTGTGTTGCAGGATCAGGCCAATCCTGCCAATGATATCTATCGCACTCGGGTGGTTGCGCCTGCAACTCCGGGGATTGTCAGGGTTGCTTTACCGGATCAGGTGCCCAGTTTGCTCCCTGGCAAGTTGTACCAGTGGTATTTGAAAGCGCGGTTGCAATGTCAGGCGAGTCAGCCTGGAAGCCCTGCCCAAGTGGTGAAGGAGCAAATTAATGGATGGGTTCAACGAGTTGATCCTAACCCGTCCTTGGCGACGCAATTACAACAGGGCACCCCCCCACAACGCGCTACGCTTTACCGGCAAAATGGCATCTGGTTTGATGCACTCAATGCATTAGCTGAACTCCGTCTGGCTGATCCTAACAATCCACAGTTAACGGAAGATTGGAAACGTTTGTTGCGATCGATCGGGCTAGAAGCGTTAGCTGAGAAGCCCATTGAGAAGAAACCTAGCAATGATTGA